DNA sequence from the Strigops habroptila isolate Jane chromosome 4, bStrHab1.2.pri, whole genome shotgun sequence genome:
GACTTCCATGTGCCGGTGGCTTGAGAGGAGCTATGAGAAACCCTGcagtttatttctgctttattctggTGTTGCCCTCCCTCCTAGCTTTATAATATCCACTTGCTTCCAAGTGTGTTGGTGGTGGTTGTATGTGTTTAGCCAAGACTGGCCTTGTGAAATTGGTGTTTTCCTCTCTCAAAGGGAATTTACCTTATATtgacttttatatatatatatcgATAATTGATATATGTATCTCGATAGTCAAAAGTTGACATTTTAACATTATTGAAGGATTTGGGCCTATTCAACATTTCAATTTAAAGACATAAAGCAGGCAAACTGCTTATAGATTCACTATGGTTGAAGGTAATTACACATCCTCATCCGAGTTTATTCTCCTGGGTTTCACAAACCGAGAAGACCTGCGGGTGATGTGCTTTGTCTTATTCCTTGCCATCTATGTGGCCACCCTCGTAGGAAATCTGGGAGTCATTGCATTGATCAGAATGGATTCGTGCCTACACACCCCTATGTACTTCTTCCTAAGCCACTTGTCTCTCCTGGATGTCTGCTACTCCTCTACCATCATCCCTCAAGCCTTGATGAATGTTCTAGTGGAGAAGAAGGTGATTTCCTTCGTTAGGTGTGCCACTCAGCTCTTCTCCTTCGCAACCTGTGCCACCACGGAATGCTACATGCTGGCTGCTATGGCTTATGATCGCTACATGGCCATTTGTAAACCCCTGCTCTACTCCGTGGTCATGTCCCAGAGGCTTTTCATTGGGATGTTGGCTGGTGCCTACTTAGCTGGGGTGATCAGCTCCACCATACACACGGTTTCCATATTTCGTCTCCCGTTCTGTCGGTCCAAGACGATCAATCACTTCTTCTGTGATGGACCACCACTGCTAGCCCTCTCCTGCTCTGACACCCATGCCATCGAGGTGATGGTATCTGCTGTGGTGGGGTTCAATGTACTGAGCACCACAGTCTTCATCCTGGTCTCTTACTTGTCGGTCCTCTTCACTGTCATGCGGATGCGCTCCGTGGCTGGTCGGCGTAAAGCCTTCTCCACTTGTGCCTCTCACTTTGTCTCCATCACTTTGTACTATGGCAGCTCCCTCTTCATGTACATGCGCCCTGGCTCCAGACAGTCCTCAGAGCATGATGAGGTGATATCCATGCTGTACTCTGTGGTTGTCCCCATGCTGAACCCACTCATCTACAGCCTAAGAAACGCGGATATGAAGAATGCcatgaggaaagcaaaaaatagaGTCCTCTCCTCTTTGTCCATCCGTGGTTCCTAGTCAGCGGAAAGGAGAGGGCTACCCTGCCATGGTGAGGAGGGTTAGATATAGCACCTTCAAAAAGGATGGTTGGGTATTGCACCTTCCAGAAGGATGGTTGGGTATTGCACCTTCCAGAAGGATGGTTGGGTATTGCACCTTCAAGAAGGATGGTTGAGCATTACACCTTCAAGGGTGGTTGGATATAGCACCTTCAAGAAGCAGGGACTGAATACACTTGGAAGCAGGACACTGAAAAACATGCTTCTCCTTAAATCAAGGCTACATGCTGTGCTGGGATGGACAGGACTTTGCCCAGTTGCAGCCTGAGACCGGACAGTGACTGTGTATTGGGCAGAAAATTGTTGTCCAAAGTGattgttatttaaatatgacttgaaataaatattttttatgatttaaatctcattaaaaataaaaactttatttcaggcttcagaaagcaaaaggaagaatgCAGTGGTGGCATTAAATCTGCTGGTGTCTGATCTGTAATGTTTtatattaacatattttaaatgaccTCTGGTATTAAGGGGATATTAACTGATATTTCCAGGAGTTTCAGCTCCAGACCACAAAGTTGGGTCATGTGAaatggcagaggggagattgagatgagctctgaggcagaagctcttccctgtgagggtgctgaggcgctggcacagggtgcccagagaagctgtggctgccccatccctggtagtgttcaaggccaggttggacacaggggcttggagcaacctgctctagtggaaggtgtctctgcctgtggcagggggttggagctggaggagctttaagctcccttccaaatCAAAGCACTCCGgaattctatgaaataaagatGTGACAGTCTGATGGTCATCAAAGCCCTTGTGGTAAATGGGGACAAGTCATATCtgagcctctgctctgctgtgaatTTAAGTACGGGTGTAAAGAGCCTGAGTGCTGGTGGGAGGGAGGATTTGggctcttcctctcccctcaaCAGCCAAGGTGCTGGTGGCCTGGGTCGCCTGGTGAAGGTGCTGGAGGAACTGCAGCACCAAACTGTCTGCATCTGGAACTTCAAGCTGAGCTGCATTATTCATCCTGCAGATGCACACCCAGGTATTCTTAATAGCTCATTTTGCATTCTTATAGTTCCTCTAAACAATCTTtgaattatatatttttcttttctcccaaatTTGAATGAGggttcccttcctcccccccacccccgttATGTTGCTTTTCCCACCTCAAAAGCCTTAGTTTTAGCTCAGTACCCAATAGAGAAGAAAGACATTCAAAACCACAGGGAAATCCTTTTCTACCCTCCTCCACTTCATTTCCATGACTAACAGTCTGGTGCCTTCCAGTAGAAAACCAGGGTTACATTAAAAACATCTAAAGCCACCTATATACTTCTTCTCCTTGCTTCGTCACACTTTCATAGATTGGTCTGCTCTTCCATTTGACCTAtcctttgtgttttctaaatGGCTGGAACAAGGTTATCATTTAATATTGGTCCTAAGGGTTTTCTAATGTCTCTTCACCCAGGAGAAGCTTTCAGGGCACACTGACACTCAGGATTCATCAGAATAACACTGGTAAATCTGACTTCATCCTGTTATATCCTCAAAGAGCAGTGTAGAATGATGCTTTTGAGTAAACTGTTGTGGAATCACTAGTGAAGTGTATGGAAATCAACCTTTCTGCTGGAAAGGACTCACTGTGGCCACCTCAAACCATTCACACAGAATGCTTGTGTTTCAGCTCcattatgtttgttttcagctccCTTCAATGCAATGTTCGATGATCCCTGTGGTAGTAAATGGCTTCCTCAgggaaagactgaaagaaagagGTGTGTGATGGATGGATAAATACAAAGCAAACTGTCCTGGATCTGTCTCCCTGAGTTGGTCTCTGCAGGAGAACTGGTCTTGGAGGTTTGGGGCAGCcagaaggggtttggggggaggaACTGAAAGGTTATTTTGCTGATCAAGTCAAAATAATTATCAGATGGAGGAGAGTCCTTTGGGAGCACAGTTTGCACAACACAAACCTCTGAGGTAAATGCCTCATCTAGGATAAAACCCCTCCACCAGCCACCCTGGAGCATCCTGCTCCTGAGCATCTCCCCTTCAACCCGCTGGATGGGCTTCAAAGGGAGCCGCAGGCACCGCATCCACCAGCGCCTTCCCTTTGAATCAAGCAGGTACAAAAGGGTTTGATAGGTCCAGTTTgaccctggtgctgctgccttttaCATGCTTGATggtgtttttaatttcagtcttcatcagggactgtagagataggacaaggcgtgatgattttaaactgaaacaggggaaaagttcaggttggatataagcaagttcttccctgtgagagtggtgaggcactggaacagggtgcccagagaagctgtggctgccccagccctggcagtgttcaaggccatattggacacaggggcttggagcaacctgctctagtgcaaggtgtccctgcccgtggcagggggttggagctggaggagctttaaggttccttccaacacaaaccattctgtgacaaCCCATGGTGTGAAAAAAAGGGCCCTAGCAGGGGGTAGGAGGTTTGCTTCAAAAAACCCCCTCATACCTGGTCCCATCTACAACTGATTTAGAGATATTTCATCAGCGATGTAGCCATCTGTAGCTCAATCTTCTGTCAGATAATTCATCTGCAGAGAGACTGAATGGGGGAGATAAGAATCTCCAAGCTAAAGCcttaaaattttgctttataCATGgtataatttgtattttaacacCCTTTGGTGGATATTTGCGTTGGTCAGAGGAAACTCACTGCAATCACAGCAATGCTCTGCTGGAGTCAAGACCACTGCTCCGCCCTAACCTTATGCAGGGGGGGTTTCTTCAAAATGCAGATAAACTTagaaattaaaccaaaaccaaaacccatttCAAGTGCTTGGCTCTGTTGTGAAGAAAAGGCTGCACCAGAACTAATGAAGCTACAGAAGAGCACTGATTCAGTCTAGAAATtacaagaagagagaaaaaatccttaaaattcCCAGAAAACACTGGTGAGAATACAaaatcttctctgttttccacattttggaatgtatttatttgatttcattGTCTTTTACACTTGGATAGACAATATGTTTCTCAGAGTATCATTAGTGCAATGTATATGAATCATGGTAGAATTATTCTCTTTTAGTTTCAGGCTGTGTAATGAGCTCCTTCACCTCTTTGACTTCAGAGCTTGGGCTAAAGACAGAAATACACCATTAAATAAATACACCATTTTCTATTGCATCTACTTTATGGATTAAACTCCACCTAAACTTCCACATTATTTCTCTCTCAGGGACATATTTCACTGATTCGTTTGGTTTCAATCCAAATCCATCGACTTGTAGAAATGACGGATGGAGGAAACCTCACTGTTCTGTCCAGCTTCATCCTCTTGGGCTTCTCTAGTGCCCCACAGCTACAAACCACCATCTGCACAATCTTTTTATCCCTGTATGTCTTAATGGTGCTGGGGAACCTGATGATGATCCTGCTGATCAACACCGACCCCCAGCTCCACAtccccatgtacttcttcctgaCTCACTTATCTTTCATGGAtttttgcctttcctctgcTATCATCCCAAAAGCTCTGGAGACTTTCCTGCTGGGGAGAAGCCACATCTCCTTTTGGGGTTGCTTTGCCCAGATGTATATTTTCCTGGCTCTGGTTGTCTGTGAGTGCTTCCTCCTGGGGGTGATGGCTTACGACCGATACACGGCTGTGTGCAAGCCCCTGCTCTACACCACCACCATGTCCAGGGTGCGTTGCTATGGCATGATGGTGCTGGTGTACACCATCGGGTTCCTCACCTCCCTGGTGCACATAGTGCTGGTGGGGAGGTTGTCCTTCTGCCAGGCCAGGAGCATCGACCACTTCTTCTGCGAGCTGCCcaccctcctgcagctctcctgctcagaCACCCACAGAAACAAGGTCATGTTGGTGTACAGCGCTGGGTTTAACATCATGGGCTCTGTGCTGATGATCCTGGTGTCCTACACCTACATCCTCCACACTGTCCTGCAGATCCCTTTGGCCAGGAAGAGGCTGAAGGTCTTCTCTACCTGCGCCTCCCACTTGGCTGCCATCACCATCTTCTATGTACCCGGGATCCTCACCTATGTCCAGCCTCATGAGGCATCCTCATGGCATCAGGCGAAGCTGGTGTCGGTGTGCTACTCCATCCTGACCCCCACCCTCAATCCcctcatctacagcctgaggaacgAGGAGGTGAAGGGGGCCCTCAGGAGGCTGTGGGAGAGAAAGCTGGTGCCGTATCTATCCAGGTTTTAAAAGCCCATTTGGAGCTCTTCAGTACTTTGGAGGTAAGGAAGGAATATGTGGAATATGTGGTCATGGAACTGATCATTACTGGTCATTTTTGGTCGTTATTGGTAACTATTGGTCATGAATACAGCTAAGGAGATCACACAGCATGTGCAGGGtatggagaagcagcacaatGAATGGTTGTCTTCAAACAGCTTCAGGTGGTTTTAATTGTGGCTTCAAAAATTCATCCACATAAGTATCAGCTCTTTCCTGGCAAGACTCAGACACCACCATGGTGGTTTGTGTCTGAATTGTGTTAAATGAAAGCATTGCCCACAAAAGGAAGCTCAGCCTGGAGGTAAAGCAGTGACC
Encoded proteins:
- the LOC115606983 gene encoding olfactory receptor 1038, whose amino-acid sequence is MVEGNYTSSSEFILLGFTNREDLRVMCFVLFLAIYVATLVGNLGVIALIRMDSCLHTPMYFFLSHLSLLDVCYSSTIIPQALMNVLVEKKVISFVRCATQLFSFATCATTECYMLAAMAYDRYMAICKPLLYSVVMSQRLFIGMLAGAYLAGVISSTIHTVSIFRLPFCRSKTINHFFCDGPPLLALSCSDTHAIEVMVSAVVGFNVLSTTVFILVSYLSVLFTVMRMRSVAGRRKAFSTCASHFVSITLYYGSSLFMYMRPGSRQSSEHDEVISMLYSVVVPMLNPLIYSLRNADMKNAMRKAKNRVLSSLSIRGS
- the LOC115607742 gene encoding olfactory receptor 8I2-like, with amino-acid sequence MTDGGNLTVLSSFILLGFSSAPQLQTTICTIFLSLYVLMVLGNLMMILLINTDPQLHIPMYFFLTHLSFMDFCLSSAIIPKALETFLLGRSHISFWGCFAQMYIFLALVVCECFLLGVMAYDRYTAVCKPLLYTTTMSRVRCYGMMVLVYTIGFLTSLVHIVLVGRLSFCQARSIDHFFCELPTLLQLSCSDTHRNKVMLVYSAGFNIMGSVLMILVSYTYILHTVLQIPLARKRLKVFSTCASHLAAITIFYVPGILTYVQPHEASSWHQAKLVSVCYSILTPTLNPLIYSLRNEEVKGALRRLWERKLVPYLSRF